One Natronolimnobius sp. AArcel1 DNA window includes the following coding sequences:
- a CDS encoding RPA family protein has translation MSATDEDEVIPGREVAYRLFATEYDDASVSHTESDEERAPNYVIAPTGARINRLFAVGTLTEITAVNDEMLRARIVDPTGAFVVYAGQYQPDALATLESLEPPAFVAVTGKARTFQPDDSDRVYTSIRPESIATVDADTRDRWVVSAAEQTLERIGTYAAAADVDASGDELTDALLEADIEPGLAAGIPLAQDGYGTTPAYLAALRDCAEEAVAVVAGERDQVGSFDAQPDQPAPGSDDATFESLSALSSLDLEALETAIPAESTVSTPTAAVSDEDDAVVTDALDASSAAGTATGTPDSSTESVDVDVDESAEAADSEASAESETATAAEAETEIEVESEPTETESKSSLESEPTETDTDTAADAEAEDESAAETTTTFDETDAAADSDDAADAEVDSSDNDLENFDAEDTGMYEMDDDEREQLEEQFGAEFTTGSEVQEPGEAGIDVEVDMDTEDESADAVDESEPADVVADDEPATDTDDIGAPPESGLETAESSDSDESDADSEPAEASGDEDDTADDEADEPVAADEADEPAEDVDLQDYVIDTMGDLDDGDGADRSELVETVASDIGVSEDEVEDAIQDALMGGQCYEPNDDSLKPI, from the coding sequence ATGAGCGCAACCGACGAGGATGAGGTAATTCCGGGACGCGAAGTCGCCTACCGGCTCTTTGCAACGGAGTACGACGACGCCTCTGTGTCTCACACTGAAAGCGACGAAGAGCGTGCCCCAAACTACGTCATCGCCCCGACAGGCGCGCGAATCAACCGCCTGTTCGCCGTCGGGACGCTGACCGAAATCACGGCGGTCAACGACGAGATGCTTCGCGCCCGTATCGTCGACCCGACGGGCGCGTTCGTCGTCTACGCAGGCCAGTATCAGCCCGACGCACTCGCCACGCTCGAGTCCCTCGAGCCGCCCGCGTTCGTTGCGGTCACCGGCAAAGCCCGGACGTTCCAGCCCGATGATTCGGATCGCGTCTACACGTCGATCCGACCCGAAAGCATCGCAACGGTCGACGCCGACACCCGCGACCGCTGGGTCGTCAGCGCGGCCGAGCAGACGCTCGAGCGGATCGGAACCTACGCCGCTGCAGCCGACGTTGACGCAAGCGGCGACGAGTTGACCGATGCCTTGCTCGAGGCTGATATCGAACCTGGCCTCGCGGCGGGAATTCCACTCGCACAGGACGGCTATGGAACGACCCCTGCGTATCTCGCCGCCCTGCGCGACTGCGCGGAGGAGGCCGTCGCAGTCGTCGCCGGCGAGCGCGATCAGGTCGGGTCGTTCGACGCCCAACCGGATCAGCCAGCACCCGGCTCCGACGACGCGACGTTCGAGTCGCTTTCGGCGCTCTCGAGTCTCGATCTCGAGGCGCTCGAGACGGCAATACCAGCCGAATCGACAGTATCGACTCCGACTGCTGCAGTCTCGGACGAAGACGATGCTGTTGTGACTGACGCTCTCGACGCCTCGTCGGCAGCGGGAACGGCGACAGGAACGCCCGACTCGAGTACAGAATCCGTCGATGTCGATGTCGACGAATCCGCAGAGGCGGCTGACTCGGAAGCGAGTGCCGAGTCTGAGACTGCGACTGCTGCCGAAGCGGAAACTGAGATTGAGGTCGAGTCCGAGCCGACCGAGACTGAGTCCAAATCCTCACTCGAGTCCGAGCCGACCGAGACGGACACCGATACTGCAGCTGATGCCGAGGCCGAAGACGAGTCGGCAGCGGAGACGACGACAACGTTCGACGAAACGGACGCTGCAGCCGACTCTGACGACGCCGCAGACGCCGAAGTGGACAGCAGCGACAACGACCTCGAGAACTTCGACGCCGAAGACACCGGCATGTACGAGATGGACGACGACGAGCGCGAGCAACTCGAGGAACAGTTCGGCGCGGAGTTTACGACCGGCTCAGAGGTCCAAGAACCCGGCGAGGCTGGTATTGACGTTGAAGTCGATATGGACACCGAGGATGAGTCGGCTGACGCTGTCGACGAGAGTGAGCCGGCAGACGTTGTTGCGGACGACGAACCCGCGACTGACACTGACGACATCGGTGCACCGCCGGAATCCGGCCTCGAGACCGCAGAGTCCAGCGACTCCGATGAATCGGACGCTGACAGCGAGCCTGCCGAGGCGTCGGGAGACGAGGACGACACAGCCGACGACGAGGCAGATGAGCCAGTAGCTGCGGACGAGGCAGACGAGCCCGCCGAAGACGTCGACCTACAGGACTACGTCATCGACACCATGGGCGACCTGGACGACGGCGACGGTGCCGACCGCTCGGAACTCGTCGAGACCGTCGCGAGCGACATCGGCGTCTCCGAGGACGAGGTCGAAGACGCCATTCAGGACGCGCTCATGGGCGGACAGTGTTACGAACCGAACGACGACTCGCTGAAGCCGATCTAA
- a CDS encoding 6-pyruvoyl tetrahydropterin synthase family protein — translation MSNSLGPVGHATDAEATDTQVIGTERVLHIGRDRPIRISAGHRLLHHDGKCSRPHGHNYEVTVALTGELTAEGWIADKGDITAVIDEWDHMFLLEAGDPLIEAFEAAGDADSLIVLEQPPTAEVMSVVLERKLEDALPKTVTDVAVQVTETSELCGGSRF, via the coding sequence ATGTCTAACTCGTTGGGCCCCGTCGGCCATGCCACAGATGCAGAGGCGACCGACACGCAGGTCATCGGCACCGAACGCGTCCTCCATATTGGGCGAGACCGGCCAATCCGAATCAGTGCAGGGCATCGACTGTTGCATCACGACGGCAAGTGCTCGCGACCCCACGGCCACAACTACGAGGTCACCGTCGCGCTCACGGGCGAACTCACCGCAGAGGGATGGATCGCCGACAAAGGCGATATTACTGCAGTAATCGACGAGTGGGATCACATGTTCCTACTCGAGGCCGGTGATCCGCTGATCGAGGCGTTCGAGGCGGCCGGCGACGCAGACAGCCTCATCGTCCTCGAGCAGCCACCAACCGCCGAGGTGATGAGCGTCGTCCTCGAGCGAAAACTCGAGGACGCGCTGCCCAAGACAGTCACCGACGTTGCAGTACAGGTTACCGAAACGAGCGAACTCTGTGGAGGCAGTCGGTTCTGA
- a CDS encoding 7-carboxy-7-deazaguanine synthase QueE, which translates to MPVSDSVDVDMEDTATADIDGPALPINELFASLQGEGTLAGVPSVFVRTSGCNLRCWFCDSYHTSWEPTHAWLELEDIIAEIESHDVEHVVLTGGEPLLHEESVALLEALDDRGYHTTVETNGTIYRDAPIDLASISPKLKSSTPTPARDPDGGGASANGSKGGGEWAQRHEDDRIDLEALAALVEHYNFQLKFVVTDEADMDEILELLADLRDAADVAIPDQNVLLMPEGATRERLAETRNRTAELALEYGFRYTPRLHVDLWNDAPET; encoded by the coding sequence ATGCCGGTTTCCGATTCCGTCGATGTCGATATGGAAGATACAGCGACAGCCGATATCGACGGCCCCGCACTCCCTATCAACGAACTGTTTGCCTCTCTGCAAGGCGAGGGAACGCTCGCTGGCGTCCCGTCCGTGTTCGTCCGCACGAGCGGCTGTAACCTCCGCTGTTGGTTCTGTGACTCCTATCACACCTCCTGGGAGCCAACCCACGCCTGGCTGGAACTCGAGGACATCATCGCCGAAATCGAGTCCCACGACGTCGAGCACGTCGTCCTTACCGGCGGCGAACCGCTGTTGCACGAAGAGAGCGTCGCCCTGCTCGAGGCCCTCGATGACCGGGGCTACCATACGACCGTCGAGACGAACGGGACGATCTATCGCGACGCTCCGATCGATCTCGCCTCGATCAGCCCGAAACTCAAGAGCAGCACGCCGACGCCGGCGCGCGATCCGGACGGCGGGGGCGCGAGCGCGAACGGGAGCAAGGGCGGGGGCGAGTGGGCACAACGCCACGAGGACGACCGAATCGACCTCGAGGCACTAGCCGCGCTCGTCGAACACTACAACTTTCAGTTGAAGTTCGTCGTCACAGACGAGGCCGATATGGACGAGATTCTCGAGTTGCTCGCGGATCTCCGCGACGCTGCTGACGTGGCCATTCCCGATCAGAACGTCCTCCTGATGCCCGAGGGCGCGACCCGAGAACGCCTCGCGGAGACGCGCAATCGAACCGCGGAGCTTGCCCTCGAGTACGGCTTTCGCTACACGCCGCGCCTGCACGTCGATCTCTGGAACGACGCGCCCGAAACGTAG
- a CDS encoding metallophosphoesterase, which produces MTRGRRVRVEPVPGEPAATATVDGERALLVADYHAGYEAGLRYERGVDVPSKASDRRERLLSLCEQTAADRLVVLGDLMHSIGDPGGAERGELEVVLESLPSTIDVTVIKGNHDGNLETWFGADGDAVAGAPSASVSVVSGDGIALDGVGVCHGHTWPAADVLECDVLCLGHEHPCVRLEDEVGGSRVERAWLRGRVDPTPFREHGSYEDVSWLTDSSAEPPRLVVLPAFNDLVGGTWVNLAEQSFLSPFLPDGLAGGEAYLLDGTRLGPYESV; this is translated from the coding sequence ATGACTCGAGGGCGTCGCGTCCGCGTCGAACCCGTGCCCGGCGAGCCAGCCGCGACCGCCACAGTTGACGGCGAGCGCGCGCTGCTCGTCGCGGACTACCACGCCGGCTACGAGGCCGGACTGCGATACGAACGCGGCGTCGACGTTCCAAGTAAGGCCTCCGACCGCCGAGAGCGACTGCTCTCACTCTGCGAGCAAACCGCAGCCGACCGACTCGTTGTCCTCGGCGATCTGATGCACTCGATTGGCGACCCCGGCGGAGCCGAACGCGGCGAACTCGAGGTGGTACTCGAGTCGCTTCCATCGACTATTGACGTCACAGTCATCAAGGGGAACCACGATGGCAATCTCGAGACGTGGTTCGGAGCCGACGGTGATGCGGTAGCTGGTGCTCCCAGCGCGAGTGTCAGCGTCGTCTCCGGCGACGGCATCGCTCTCGACGGCGTCGGCGTCTGTCACGGCCACACCTGGCCCGCAGCCGACGTGCTCGAGTGTGACGTGCTCTGTCTCGGCCACGAACACCCTTGCGTGCGACTCGAGGACGAAGTCGGCGGGAGTCGCGTCGAACGCGCGTGGCTTCGCGGGCGCGTCGATCCGACGCCGTTTCGCGAGCATGGCAGCTACGAGGACGTTTCGTGGCTCACGGACTCGAGTGCGGAACCGCCGCGACTGGTGGTCCTGCCGGCGTTTAACGACCTTGTGGGTGGAACGTGGGTCAATCTCGCAGAACAGTCGTTTCTCTCGCCGTTTTTGCCCGATGGGCTCGCGGGCGGTGAGGCGTATCTCCTCGATGGAACGCGGTTAGGGCCGTACGAATCGGTGTAA
- the queC gene encoding 7-cyano-7-deazaguanine synthase QueC gives MTTEADTTDTTDDSESSADRPQDKRAVVLLSGGMDSATAASEARERGYEVYALHTSYGQRTEDRELECARRLAEEIDATDFLQIETGHLAAIGASSLTDDELAVADADLESDEIPTSYVPFRNANLLSMAVSYAEANDCEAVFIGAHSEDFSGYPDCRLAFFEAFESVVDVGTKPETDIAIEAPFVEWSKTDIAAHGVDLEVPYEHTWSCYRENEPACGTCDACAFRLQAFQNVGVRDPIEYAERPSYVEDGFET, from the coding sequence ATGACCACCGAAGCCGATACCACCGACACCACCGACGACAGTGAATCGTCTGCTGACCGACCCCAAGACAAGCGCGCCGTTGTTCTCCTCTCGGGCGGCATGGACAGCGCCACTGCCGCCTCCGAGGCCCGCGAGCGGGGGTACGAGGTGTACGCCCTCCATACGTCCTACGGCCAGCGAACCGAGGATCGCGAACTCGAGTGTGCGCGCCGACTCGCTGAGGAAATCGACGCCACAGACTTCCTGCAGATCGAAACGGGCCACCTCGCAGCAATCGGGGCCTCGAGTCTGACCGACGACGAGTTAGCCGTCGCGGACGCGGATCTGGAGAGCGACGAGATTCCCACCTCGTATGTTCCGTTCAGAAATGCGAACCTGCTCTCGATGGCAGTCTCCTACGCCGAGGCCAACGACTGCGAGGCTGTCTTCATCGGCGCACACAGCGAGGACTTCTCAGGCTATCCTGACTGCCGCCTCGCCTTCTTCGAGGCGTTCGAGTCCGTCGTCGACGTGGGGACGAAACCCGAAACCGACATCGCAATCGAAGCGCCGTTCGTCGAGTGGTCAAAGACCGACATCGCGGCACACGGGGTCGACCTCGAGGTGCCCTACGAACACACCTGGAGCTGTTACCGCGAGAACGAGCCAGCCTGTGGCACCTGCGATGCCTGCGCGTTCCGCCTGCAGGCGTTTCAGAACGTCGGCGTGAGAGACCCAATCGAGTACGCAGAACGGCCGTCGTACGTCGAGGACGGGTTCGAAACGTAG
- a CDS encoding Single-stranded DNA binding protein → MELENHAEDLASDLGVDKEEVIADLQNLVEYSVPIDEAKQSLRRKYGDGSSGGGGAPSAKDIADITPDDSSVTVTGVVLSAGKRSIRYQGDDHVIVEGRLADETGTVDYTSWEDFGLSPGDTITAGNANVREWDGEPELNLGESTSISFDEDGLEVPHEIGGDADLADLETGDRAATVEVSVVECERRTIDGRDGETDILSGVFGDESGRLPFTNWDPAPEIEEGGTVRIENAYVQEFRGVPEVNVSKFSTVSALEREIDVGADTTTMAVGEAVRTGGVYDVEVVGNVIAVRDGSGLIQRCPECYRVIQKGQCRTHGSVDGIDDLRVKAIVDDGTGTVTAVLDDEITEDVYGGTLDDALEAAREAMDQEVVADTIREEIVGREYRVRGHLSVDEYGANLDAESFAESDDDPETRASAFLEGIDDTAGELEEVDA, encoded by the coding sequence ATGGAACTCGAGAATCATGCCGAGGATCTTGCCTCCGACCTCGGTGTCGACAAAGAGGAGGTCATAGCCGACCTGCAGAACTTAGTGGAGTACAGCGTGCCAATCGACGAAGCCAAGCAGAGCCTTCGCCGGAAGTACGGCGACGGGAGTAGTGGCGGCGGCGGAGCGCCGTCGGCCAAGGACATCGCCGACATCACGCCCGACGACAGCAGCGTGACTGTCACGGGCGTCGTCCTCTCCGCTGGCAAGCGCTCGATCCGCTACCAGGGCGACGATCACGTCATCGTCGAGGGCCGCCTCGCAGACGAGACCGGCACCGTCGATTACACCTCGTGGGAAGACTTCGGTCTCTCGCCGGGCGATACCATCACCGCGGGCAACGCGAACGTCCGCGAGTGGGACGGCGAACCCGAACTCAACCTCGGCGAGAGCACGTCCATCTCGTTCGATGAAGACGGACTCGAGGTGCCCCACGAAATCGGCGGCGACGCCGACCTCGCCGACCTCGAGACGGGCGACCGCGCGGCAACCGTCGAAGTCTCCGTTGTGGAGTGCGAGCGCCGGACAATCGATGGCCGCGACGGCGAAACGGACATCCTGAGCGGCGTCTTCGGCGACGAGAGCGGCCGCCTGCCGTTTACGAACTGGGACCCTGCCCCGGAGATCGAAGAAGGTGGGACGGTCCGCATCGAAAACGCCTACGTCCAGGAGTTCCGCGGCGTTCCCGAAGTCAACGTCTCGAAGTTCTCGACAGTCTCCGCCCTCGAGCGCGAAATCGACGTCGGCGCAGATACGACGACGATGGCTGTCGGCGAGGCCGTCCGCACGGGCGGCGTCTACGACGTGGAAGTCGTCGGCAACGTCATCGCCGTCCGCGACGGCTCGGGGCTCATCCAGCGCTGTCCCGAATGCTATCGCGTCATCCAGAAAGGCCAGTGTCGAACCCACGGCAGCGTTGACGGCATCGACGACCTGCGCGTTAAGGCAATCGTTGACGACGGCACCGGCACCGTCACCGCCGTGCTGGACGACGAAATCACCGAAGACGTCTACGGCGGCACCTTGGACGATGCGCTCGAGGCCGCCCGCGAGGCGATGGATCAGGAGGTCGTCGCCGACACGATCCGCGAGGAGATCGTCGGCCGCGAGTACCGTGTCCGCGGGCACCTCTCGGTCGATGAGTACGGCGCGAATCTCGATGCCGAATCCTTCGCCGAGAGCGACGACGACCCCGAGACGCGTGCGAGTGCGTTCCTCGAGGGGATCGATGACACTGCTGGCGAACTCGAGGAGGTGGACGCATGA
- a CDS encoding sodium-dependent transporter → MARETWATRTGFILAAVGSAVGLGNIWRFPFVTSEGGGAAFLLVYLLFIALVGFPAILVEFVIGRRTNLNPVGALRELGGDTWKYVGYIFFVTGFVILSYYSVVAGWFVRYFVMGITQGYDDAVGQYEAEAAEADVLAADLLFGAVSTGLDSMLFHALFMAVTVGIVALGVQKGIELAVKVMVPALIILLVGLAIWAATLPGAMEGYQYYLEPDFGEIAANWTTLLPAAAGQAFFTLSLGMGVMIVYASYIGEDRNLAKDGGIIIGFDTAIALLVGLVVFPILLTATPDPDGELLFASPIGAIFTAVADAMTEVPDILGLLFFGVVSVAALSSAISILEFIVAYLMDEHDLERKTAAVGAGGALFLLGVPVTYDLVFLELFDYFADSVLLVLGALVLVIFVGWVIPDTALDEVSKGVGSLGSAGAVWIWSVRIPLLIVLAVTLALGIIDYVNFLTGDFADWLGANL, encoded by the coding sequence ATGGCACGAGAAACATGGGCAACACGTACAGGTTTCATCCTCGCCGCGGTCGGGAGTGCGGTGGGGCTTGGCAATATCTGGCGATTCCCGTTCGTTACCAGTGAGGGGGGTGGGGCAGCGTTCCTCCTTGTCTACCTACTTTTCATTGCGCTCGTCGGGTTCCCAGCAATCCTCGTCGAGTTCGTTATCGGCCGACGAACCAATCTGAATCCGGTGGGTGCACTTCGTGAACTCGGTGGTGATACATGGAAATACGTCGGGTACATTTTCTTCGTCACCGGTTTCGTCATCCTCTCGTACTACAGTGTCGTTGCAGGCTGGTTCGTTCGCTACTTCGTGATGGGAATCACACAGGGGTACGATGACGCCGTCGGACAGTACGAAGCGGAAGCGGCTGAAGCGGATGTGTTAGCCGCAGATCTACTGTTCGGCGCGGTTTCGACTGGTCTTGATTCAATGCTGTTCCATGCGCTGTTCATGGCAGTGACGGTCGGTATCGTTGCACTCGGCGTCCAGAAAGGGATCGAACTCGCGGTCAAAGTCATGGTCCCTGCGTTGATTATCTTGCTCGTTGGCCTCGCAATCTGGGCTGCAACACTCCCCGGTGCGATGGAGGGCTACCAGTACTACCTCGAGCCAGACTTCGGTGAAATCGCCGCGAACTGGACGACGCTGCTTCCTGCCGCCGCTGGACAGGCGTTCTTTACGCTCTCGCTCGGGATGGGTGTGATGATCGTCTACGCCTCCTACATCGGCGAAGACCGGAATCTGGCCAAAGACGGCGGCATCATCATCGGCTTCGACACCGCAATCGCGCTGCTGGTCGGTCTCGTTGTCTTCCCAATCCTGCTCACCGCGACACCTGACCCCGATGGTGAACTCCTGTTCGCCTCGCCAATCGGTGCAATCTTCACCGCCGTCGCCGACGCCATGACCGAAGTGCCCGACATTCTCGGCTTGCTCTTCTTCGGCGTCGTCTCCGTTGCAGCACTCTCGAGTGCGATCAGTATTCTCGAGTTCATCGTTGCGTATCTGATGGACGAACACGATCTCGAGCGAAAGACCGCAGCGGTTGGCGCTGGCGGCGCACTGTTCCTGCTCGGCGTCCCAGTGACGTACGATCTGGTGTTCCTCGAGTTGTTCGACTACTTCGCAGATTCCGTTCTGCTCGTCCTCGGTGCACTGGTGCTCGTCATCTTCGTCGGCTGGGTGATTCCGGATACTGCACTCGACGAAGTTTCCAAGGGTGTCGGCTCGCTCGGTTCGGCTGGAGCCGTCTGGATCTGGTCCGTCCGTATCCCGCTGCTGATCGTGCTGGCTGTCACGCTGGCTCTCGGTATCATCGACTACGTGAACTTCCTGACCGGTGACTTCGCAGACTGGCTCGGCGCCAACCTGTAG
- a CDS encoding iron-containing alcohol dehydrogenase family protein: MDAAHSRTSHPFRFAYDPATIRVGTTCVADLADELERQNSERALVVCGSTVGNTPAVIDPVREGLGDRLAGVFDETTPEKRLGTAFDGLDRLESGDADALVSLGGGSSLDVAKVISVLAASDRSHEDVAAEFAETGTISVPDENHISIIAIPTTLAGADLSQGAGVTAAPDSSPVDAEQGGGISDPGLMPDAVFYDPELVSTTPDGVLAGSAMNGFDKGLETLYAANRTPITDATARHGLENFADGLRAFGDGTRNLETFEALLEGVLLVQYGISRPGGTTLSIIHAFGHALTRTDDVQQGEAHAIVAPHVLEYLFEQDGVDARVGLLANALGVDNAVDQGAAVVEAVTTIRDGLELPSQLRAVDGPQPAEFTAVAEDVLADRFMENAPPGLEPTVAEIEDVLEAAW, encoded by the coding sequence ATGGACGCCGCTCACTCGAGAACCAGCCACCCGTTTCGCTTCGCGTACGATCCGGCGACGATTCGCGTCGGAACCACCTGCGTCGCCGACCTCGCAGACGAACTCGAGCGCCAGAACAGCGAGCGCGCGCTGGTCGTCTGTGGCTCGACGGTCGGGAACACGCCTGCCGTAATCGACCCCGTCCGCGAGGGCCTCGGCGACCGGCTCGCAGGCGTGTTCGACGAGACGACGCCCGAGAAACGGCTCGGAACGGCGTTCGACGGCCTCGATCGCCTCGAGTCAGGAGACGCCGATGCGCTCGTGAGCCTCGGCGGGGGTAGCAGTCTGGACGTCGCGAAGGTGATCAGCGTGCTCGCGGCGAGTGACCGCTCGCACGAAGACGTCGCCGCGGAGTTCGCCGAAACGGGAACGATCTCCGTGCCGGATGAGAATCACATCTCCATCATCGCGATTCCGACGACCCTCGCCGGAGCCGACCTCTCGCAGGGTGCTGGCGTGACGGCCGCACCGGACTCGAGTCCGGTCGATGCAGAACAGGGCGGCGGCATTAGCGATCCAGGGCTGATGCCCGATGCGGTGTTCTACGACCCGGAACTCGTCTCGACGACGCCGGACGGCGTGCTCGCGGGCTCGGCGATGAACGGCTTCGACAAGGGCCTCGAGACGCTCTATGCCGCGAACCGAACGCCGATTACCGACGCCACGGCCAGACACGGCCTCGAGAACTTCGCGGACGGACTCCGCGCCTTTGGCGACGGCACGCGCAATCTCGAGACATTCGAGGCGCTGCTCGAGGGCGTGCTCCTCGTCCAGTACGGGATCTCGCGACCGGGTGGAACGACGCTCTCGATTATCCATGCGTTCGGCCACGCACTCACGCGAACGGACGACGTACAACAGGGCGAAGCGCACGCAATCGTCGCGCCTCACGTCCTCGAGTACCTATTTGAGCAGGACGGCGTCGACGCCCGTGTGGGACTGCTCGCGAACGCGCTTGGGGTTGACAACGCAGTGGATCAGGGCGCTGCCGTCGTCGAAGCGGTGACGACGATCCGCGATGGCCTCGAGTTACCGTCACAACTGCGGGCTGTCGACGGCCCCCAGCCTGCGGAGTTCACCGCGGTCGCTGAGGACGTTCTCGCGGACCGATTCATGGAAAACGCGCCACCGGGCCTCGAGCCGACGGTCGCGGAGATCGAAGACGTACTCGAGGCGGCGTGGTGA
- a CDS encoding helix-turn-helix domain-containing protein, producing MSSHRTKQTDRNSPAVLSALGNKYSAEILCAAGTPKSAQALSEDIEIPIATCYRRIEELVDAGLLTCEGRQLSEKGRRTNIYRRTVDELEVDFSSERPAFSQKRRTEAKNQIQDQLGE from the coding sequence ATGTCTTCGCACCGGACGAAACAGACAGACCGAAATTCACCCGCGGTTCTCTCGGCACTCGGGAACAAATACAGTGCCGAAATCCTCTGTGCAGCAGGCACGCCAAAATCAGCGCAAGCGCTGAGTGAGGATATCGAAATCCCCATCGCGACCTGCTATCGCCGTATCGAGGAACTGGTCGATGCGGGCTTGTTGACCTGTGAGGGGCGACAGCTCTCAGAGAAGGGGCGACGAACGAACATCTACCGCCGAACGGTCGACGAACTCGAGGTCGACTTCTCTTCGGAGCGCCCGGCGTTCTCACAGAAACGCCGCACCGAGGCAAAGAATCAGATCCAGGATCAACTTGGGGAGTAA
- a CDS encoding GNAT family N-acetyltransferase, with protein MALASDSDHEHPTQFPRPPTRITDQADRSISIDTHADDPEPLVAMYERFDEESRAQGLPPRQEPRIRDWVSLLLEDGYNVVARHGDDVVGHAALVPHDDTSELAIFVHPDYQSAGIGTHLIRGLLGHGQSRGLTHVWLSVARTNRIAMNLYRSAGFETTLRERGEYEMARSI; from the coding sequence ATGGCCCTCGCTTCCGATTCGGACCACGAGCACCCGACGCAGTTCCCGCGCCCACCAACGCGGATTACCGATCAGGCGGATCGCTCGATCAGCATCGACACCCACGCCGACGACCCAGAGCCACTGGTCGCAATGTACGAACGCTTCGACGAGGAGTCACGCGCACAGGGACTCCCGCCACGCCAGGAGCCGCGAATCCGTGACTGGGTGAGCCTGCTGCTCGAGGACGGCTACAACGTCGTGGCTCGTCACGGCGACGACGTGGTCGGTCACGCGGCACTGGTTCCTCACGATGACACGTCGGAACTCGCGATTTTCGTCCATCCAGACTACCAGTCGGCGGGGATCGGTACGCACCTCATTCGCGGGCTCCTCGGGCACGGCCAGTCCCGCGGACTGACCCACGTCTGGCTCTCCGTGGCCCGCACGAACCGGATCGCGATGAATCTCTACCGATCCGCTGGCTTCGAGACGACGCTGCGCGAGCGCGGCGAGTACGAAATGGCCCGCTCGATCTGA
- a CDS encoding zinc-binding dehydrogenase has protein sequence MPAEMRAFQIEEYGDPDVFEAATVDVPEPGPDEIRVEVVASSVNPVDYKIRRGDIPDFTPEFPATLHCDIAGVVDAVGEDVDAFEAGDEVYGMPGGAGRQGTLADYAVGHAGTFAHAPDSIPLADSAALPIVALTAWEMLADKTTVDIGDEVLVYGASGGVGHIGVQLADWFGANVTATASSEQKRDLATDLGADATVDYTDTAVEEYVAEHATGDGFDTVFDPVGDGHLETAFEAVRPFGTVVTTESSAAQDLDLAPMHGNSLELGVVLVILPVLLGDRQERIGDELETIATLVDKGALEPHIDGRYAFEEVADAHSHAEEGDFVGKLLLVAE, from the coding sequence ATGCCTGCTGAAATGCGTGCCTTCCAGATCGAAGAGTACGGCGATCCGGACGTCTTCGAGGCGGCGACTGTCGACGTTCCAGAACCCGGCCCCGACGAGATCCGCGTCGAAGTCGTGGCCTCGAGCGTCAACCCGGTTGACTACAAGATTCGTCGCGGAGACATTCCAGATTTCACCCCCGAGTTCCCGGCGACGCTGCACTGTGACATTGCCGGCGTGGTCGATGCGGTCGGCGAGGATGTCGATGCGTTCGAGGCGGGCGACGAAGTCTACGGCATGCCCGGCGGCGCGGGTCGACAGGGCACACTCGCTGACTATGCTGTCGGCCACGCAGGTACGTTTGCACACGCCCCCGACTCGATTCCGCTCGCAGACAGCGCCGCGCTCCCAATCGTCGCACTCACCGCGTGGGAGATGCTCGCCGACAAAACGACGGTCGACATCGGCGACGAGGTACTGGTCTATGGCGCAAGCGGCGGCGTCGGCCACATCGGCGTCCAACTCGCCGACTGGTTCGGTGCGAACGTCACCGCGACCGCCTCGAGCGAGCAAAAGCGCGACCTCGCCACCGACCTCGGAGCCGATGCAACCGTCGACTACACCGACACCGCAGTCGAGGAATACGTCGCCGAACACGCCACCGGCGACGGCTTCGATACTGTCTTTGATCCTGTCGGCGACGGCCACCTCGAGACCGCGTTCGAGGCAGTCCGGCCGTTTGGGACCGTCGTGACGACTGAATCCAGCGCCGCGCAGGACCTCGATCTCGCGCCGATGCACGGCAACTCGCTTGAGTTAGGCGTCGTGCTCGTGATCCTCCCAGTACTGCTAGGTGACCGCCAGGAGCGCATCGGCGACGAACTCGAGACCATCGCAACGCTGGTCGACAAGGGTGCGCTCGAGCCCCACATCGACGGTCGGTACGCCTTCGAGGAGGTTGCAGACGCCCACAGTCACGCGGAAGAAGGTGATTTCGTCGGCAAGCTGTTGCTGGTCGCCGAGTGA